The Triticum urartu cultivar G1812 chromosome 6, Tu2.1, whole genome shotgun sequence genome includes the window ccaccggtagggttgaaacaacaaataaattgatatgataagaaagaagaagaaatcttgaacgaaccaccgtaagaattgaaaaagaacgaagaaaagataaataaacaccgggaagaattatgaaatgaacaaagatgcttgagaggatttagatacatgagaacgaagagctCATGAGCCGATTAAAGATTACTTGAATGAAGCACCGGTAAAGTTgcagaacgagagctgaaagctgagaatgaataaatcttctaaaatgatgggcttcggagtaaagaaatggaaaacaactcatgaaatgctccggatgggtgaaaagaattctcacaatcgaaaataattatgagaggatggcaacaaactagagccacgaatcttgaagagaatgaagcaagatatggaggaaaaactcttcttcggtcttcaaaatccgagaatgacgacgagaaaacaccaccatgaatagttgagatactccggaagaatcaaaagtgaagaggttgagccaacgatggaaagaatttgaaagatcttggagaaatacatttgactgatgataattcattcttacgtcaaactttaaaaggaatttgagagtaactccgggaaaataaaggagtcaggtaagatcctgggaaaagacctgtgggttagggcccactcaaataaacaccgttgaaatgatttaaaagagagaatgcaccagTATGATTAAATGGCTAGAAAGAGATAacacctcgaaataggttgaacggatcttgaatgacaagacgagccttaaGAGAAAGCTTGAGCAcgccggaacaaatgaatagtgagaagtgaattattatgaggtgcaccggtacgAGACGGCATTTGAAACGAGGAGAAAGATATGATCAATAACGCTTGAATttaaaccaccggagaagaaaaatgagtgaaggttgacgaacttgaagcttcaTTAGCATCTTCATGAGCATCACCGGATAAGAAAATTGACGAAAACGGAATGGAGAGGCTTTCCATCAATAAAGGATACTTGgataagaaatctgaatccttggaGAAAAACAAAGGaagggagggcgggaaaaacaaaggcaacttggatacgggtgaaacaaacaccgttgagaagaactgatacttgatcttgtgaatgttggcaagattggatccacttgaagagaaaacacgccggttaaaaggattgacaaaaacaatcttgatgatcaagaaggattggtattcacataaaaatatgagaacaccatttggggaaggtatggaatcaacatttgacttcgaagcaactcgaataccacaactcaaaacaaaacaaaggattggcttgcaaaataagccagaacaaacatatgatagagatttcgtccgaagtttttgtggtggggcctacacgggctcgatcgtacaacaccatcatgtacaaggcagtgcacatgacatacgaagcgtccccgagtcggcatagccaaggactctttaagacgcaacgagaccactgtaaaatcgaccgtgaataggcggaccactagacgtcgaaccccaatttcatatcatacatctaccggaaagatatcctaagagctacttgaattcccacctatgaaactcccgaaactttccggttatgcaatcaggtattggggatacaggggaagcataatatctcacccaaaactagcaaatcctacatccagctgtatccatccttcaacacataaccaagaaaccttcggaaatcgtctacctcaaccttcgaaaagcatccgttatacaagttatggcgatactcccgaactcccgccccagtactgggtggcgtcgaggttatctcaccaacgaactgcataaaagagattttcgatgtcggcgtactaaactcaggtattccagaactacaacgataaaattatgatgacaacacctcagagctcaactccccgggacacttccacaaaacccctgacaggaggcaccaagacaatgttctcatcataaaaccatcggaacgattccaagatacccgcgtgatcctaaattttttttagtgaaacttgagaagagaagagtcaaaactctacgtcaggatgccttaccaaagcgatgaagggactgggaagtaaaaagaattcctaaactctccgatatataattcctaaatgactcaaaacatttttctagacacaactcggccgctaaaaacgatcaagcaggggggctcctaaggtcggggaaggctctgattaccaacttgaaacaccctcgatgcgactatagctcccacgtgtcgaggcacgacttagaggcataatcgcattgaaggcatatgtcgcaagtgaggtaatcttcacacaacccatgtaatacataaagggaaggagatacatagttggcttacaatcgccacttcacacaattacatgaataaagcattacatcaactagatacacacaaggtccgactacggaaccaaaataaaagaagaaccccaaatgcgacacggtccccaatcgatcccaactgggctccactactgatcaactagaacgaaacaacataaagaacacgatcttcaacgagctcctcctgagcttggttgcatcatctgcacggactcatcggcacctgcaagctggttttggaagtatctgtgagccacggggactcagcaatctcgcaccctcgcgatcaagactatttaagcttttgggtaaggtaaaggtatgaggtggagctgcagtaagcgactagcatatatggtggctaacatacgcaaatgagagcgagaagagaaggcaaagcacggtcgataaaagtatgatcaagaagtgatcctatagcaacctaggtcaagcataactccaacaaccgtgttcacttcccgaactccgccggaaagagaccatcacggttacacacgcggttgattcattttaattaaggccaacttcaggttttctacaaccggacgttaacaaattcccatctgcccataaccgcaggcacggctttcgaaagttcaaatccctgcaggggtgtcccaacttagcccatcacaagctctcacggtcaacgaaggaatagacctcctcccgggacattccgatcagactcggtatcccggtactccaagacatcctcgacaaaggtaaaacaagtccagcaagaccacccgatgcgccgacatcccgataggagctgcacatatctcgttctcagggcacaccggataagctaagcgtacgggagccaacgtaacccaagttgccaagggacggccccgcacggtgctctgggttggaccaacacttagacaagcactggcccgggagggttaaaataaagatgaccctcgggatgcgcgactcccacgGGAAAAGGCtgggtggcgaatggtaaaaccaaggttgggccttgccggaggagttttattcaaagcgaactgtcaaggggttcccattataacccaaccgcgtaaggaacgcaaaatccaggaacataacaccgatatgacggaaactagggcagcaagagtggaacaaaacaccaggcataaggccgagccttccaccctttaccaggtatatagatgcatttattaaataagatatatcgtgatatcccaacaagtaaataaatgatccaacaaggaacggcctccaatcttcacctgcaactagcaacactataagaggggttgagcaaagtggtaacatagccaatcaacggtttgctaggacaaggtgagttagaggcttggttcaacattataggaggcatgacaagcaagtggtaggtatcgcagcataggcatagcaaaagagcgagcatatagcaaagcaaagatagtagtgatttcgagggtatgatcatcttgcctgagatcccgcaaggaagaagaacgagtccatgaagaagacaaacggacgtagacgaacggatcctcacaaacgcgacgttaccgaaaccaacccgaagaagcaacaccggaaagaagcaaacaatcctggtaaacaaccatcacataatcatggcatgatgcacaatcgagtatgatgcatgtccggtttaatgaagcatggcatggcaaagtgcacaagcaatcctacaaattaagtggagctcaatatgcatcgagatgcatattgacaaaacaccacatcaattatttagttctctctcgttatgtaccccaacaatattaaatgttgattaacatggcaagaggggaaacatgatgaaactatctaatctaggcgagtttaaatgaggccggaacaacaaaacaacaagtccggaaaatccccatgtgcatatattaggtttggtactgttctgacctaaacattattttagagttgttaaacatgcaagatgagtgaaacatgttaaactagacatttttctaccccatttacatatataatttattaaATTCAGAGTTACGgtgaattagttatgaattaaatcatattagcatggcataggagcaaattaatgcaaacaacatttttaacatttcaaacattgatgaaagttggatattattaatctatacaaaattctgagcaagtttcatatataaatcattttaatccgatgcacggttagtgagttattaaatgcatgaactagggggactaTTCTGCAAAACTGGCAATCTCTGGAAATATAGACAAATCGTCCAGATCTGGAAAAAAACGATGCGGGCCGAATCTGAGGCAAGCCCAACGGCAGGAAAAAACAGAGGCGGGGCGCTGGGGGtgtggcctcacccatgggcttcggcccgtgAAGGAGGAGAAGGCAGGCCGGTGGGAGCAGCGCGCTGGAGCTGGGCTGGGCCGTGGGGAAGGCGTGGGCCCACGCGGGCGGAGGCCGTGGTCAACGGGGCGCTGGAGGCGTTCGTCCATCTCCCGACGTGGGTGAGCGGCGACGGCGCTGGCGCGGAGGAGCTCCGACTCCGGCAGCACAAATGGCGAGGCAGGACCAGGAACGGGCGGATCCGGTCCCTAGCtaccggatctggccggagatggcaagggcggcggcggtcCATGCTTCGGGCGCCCATGGCGGGCTTCCATAacagagagaggaagaagagttAGAGAGAAAACGAAGGAGACAGGAGAAGGAAGGAGCAGGGGGCGGCGCGACCTGGTCGCCGGTGGCGGGGGCTCTGGATCGGGGCTCCTCCCGAACTGGAGCTCGGGGCGATGCGCATGGATcttgagtggcggcggggagcCTCGGGCCCGGGAGGGCCTGCGGCGGGCCTCACAGgccgcggcgaagtggggcggcgCGGGCGCTGACATGGCGCGCTGAGATTGGCTCGGGCGACAGTGGAGCTGAcgtggcgctccctgattggtCCGGGTGacgaggcagcggcggcggacACGTCCAGCGGCGGGACGGACaagtccggcggcgcggggaggagtggatctagggttcatccgcgaaatgatccgaaatttcggggaggggtgctcttttatatgtagagggagctaggagagtccaaatgaggtgcggttttcggccacgcgatcgtgatcgaacgctctagatgatggagcagagttaggtggggtttgggccaaaatggaagggtgttgggctgcaacacacacgaggccttctcggtccctcggttaaccattggagtatcaaacgaagttcaaatggtacgaaacttgacaggcggtctaccggtagtaaaccaaggccgcttggcaagtctcggtccaatccggaaatgtttaatccccacacacaaaagaaaggtagaaatgactaCCGGatgagaacgaagcgccggaatgcaaaacggacaacggggaaaatgctcggatgcatgagacgaacacgtatgcaaaagaaatgcgcatgatgacatgatatacaatgcatgacatgcaagcaatgacaaggcaacaacagcgaataactgaacgacacctggcacatcggtctcggggcgttacacgtTCAAACCCCTAAAAATAACTGTTTTTTACAGTTTTCATCGGAAAAAAAACAATAGACTAGAACCCCTTAACCCTCAAACCCTCAAATTTTTTTAAAGGTCCAACCCTCAAACCCTCTCCCAATCCTCAAAAGTAAGGGTTGGGGAGCAAAACCTACCCCAACCCTTATTTGGCGGTTATCCTCGCGCCAGAGGGAAAAATCCTCCCAACTCCCGCGCCCACGCCCGTGACTGCCGCCGCTAGTCGCCCCCGTCGCCGGCGGCCGCCCCGTCGACCTCCCGCGCGCAACGACAACGTCGTTCATGGGGAATATTCCGTTATAAGGGTTGGGTTTGAGGGTTCTAATCTTTGCCCCTGTTTTTCAACCCGTAAAAGTGCACAAAAAAATCATTTTTGGACCCTTAAAACGCTAGTGAGGGTGGGTTTGAGAGTTCTACTAGTAATGCTCTTAACCGCATCCAGGCTGCCGGCGGCGCTGGCCCCGCGCGATGGAGACCCGGCCTGCCCCCACATGACATCAACTTGGAGGCTGTGCTGACCCGATGCGACGGCGAGCCGGCGCTGCTTGATGTGACGACGACCTGGCAGCCTCGGTGTTGGCCTACGCGACAGCGACCCGGTGCCCACGGCACTGCCGCGCCCGATGGCAACCCGACGACCTCAGCGCTGCCCTGAGCCGACGGTCTCAGCACTTCTCTGATCCGAGGACGAATCGACGGCCTGGATGCTTCTCTGATGCGAGGGCGATCGGACTAGATGATCTGAGATGAACTTGTCCTCATCGCCGTTTAGGCTGTTTGGTTTAGAGGAATTTCATAGAAATTCTAGAGAATAAGATtctcataggatttttttttcttaagagctctttggttcataggaatggatttCTATTCCTATATAGGATTGGTTTCTATCCTTCACATTTCATAGAAAATAAAAATGaacctagactcaatggaaaaattcctttaGTGTGCATCAAATGACATCTCGTTTTTTATTTCTACTCATAAGATTTGAGATACAtatcatctcatttcctacaaatTTCCTATCCCtacgataatcctatcctatAAACCAAAAGAGGCCCAGATTTGTTTTTTGTGAGAATATTTTCGGTCACAACTTTTTGTTGTGAGAATCTTCCTGGTTCGAAATCTACAACTCTTCTATAAGCTGCTTACACAGAGAACGCAGGTCCAACTAATTCTTACACTCTCTTAGCCTTTTGACAAGAGCATTTTTTGCATGCATAAAACTCATGTTTCTTCTCACTGACCTGGACAGGAATAAGGAACATGGAACTCTACCTGTCAGCGAGCATAAATTTTCTGTTGCTCTGAATCTCTGATCCTGTCGAGGGTGCACACAGGCTCGGCAATGGTCGCAGGTACGAAATGTTGTGAGCTTGAAACTGATGAACTGATGCTGGATTTCCTTGTTCTGTTTGTTGTTCTATCTTGCTGCGCATTAccattgtattatgagtttaatTAGGATGGAATCTAACAAGTGCAAACTTGCAGTGTCACTCGTTTTGAGCACAACCTTAGCAGTCTGGGGCTATGTCTGTCGATCAAAACACATCTCGGTCCTGTTCAAGTCTCGTTTGATGTTTCCTGAAACTGTTTATGCTTTCCCTTATCAACAGTGCATCGCACTGACGCTTTCTCAGGAACTGAGCTAGTTCAAGCTGAATGCTCACTGTTTTCTCCCATTATTACAGCGATGCTGCCTTACAATTACTGAACTTAGGCGTCGCCATACGTAGTAACTTAAACATCGCAGATCAATGCCGCCTTACTTGTTGAACAATATATATTAAGCATCCTTGAACAGACCTAGTGATGGTCAATGCCACGGAATGCATGCATGAACGCTCTGTGATGTGATCTCTTCATAGGGAGCGTTCGGTGGAAGGGGCGGGAGCTTGAAACCCGGCACAGGCGTGATGAACTTGCCTTCCTCCCTGATGGTGTCACGGTGCCTTTCCTCGCCTGATACATCAACATGAGGGCACATTCAAGAATATCCGCATCAGTGAAATACAATTATAGGTAAATTTGTTAACAATGATGTGACGGTTTTGTTTGCTTTACTCTGTTTGCTTATCTTTCCGTGACCCTTTTTGTACCACAAGAAAATTATCAACCCAATGATACAGAGTCCTCTACCTCTTTGCACCCAAGAAATGGTAAGGCGGGCAGTAGAAGCAGTGTCATGTTTTTATTAAATTTGGTACCATCACATATGCGCAGGAAAACATTTGATAGAGGCAGTCTGCCTACCGTATTGCTAACAAAAACTATTTATACAGAAAACATAGAAAGAAAAAACCTGATAGAAAGAAGTAAAATGGCAGAAAACAATAGAAAAGACCAGAAGAAACAAGAAAAGGAACGAAAAAAACACATTTATTGTTCAATTTAGTTTTTTTGAGAAATTTGCATTTATGTTCTACACTCTTCTCTAATTTAATGTTTATATATTCATAATATTTGGACAATACAACTGTTTTACAGTGTTCTCCAATCTAGTGTTTGCATCTGCTACTATTTCAAAAAGAATTCAAGTCGAGATATACCTTTGCGAAAGAACAAACACAGTCTACAAGCTTAAAGTATATGTGCTACCCCCTTCAAGATCAAGGACATCTTGAGGCCCAAACATGTACTCCACGCCCCGTTTCATATCCCTTCCAAACAAGCTCTGCCCTTCCTCCGAATCACTGCCACCAACTTGACCCCACGGGCGCCGCTGGTACCTCCTTAGCGCCTCCAGCCTCTCCGCCACCTCCTTCATGGCCGGCCGCTCTTCCCCGCTCACGCTCACGCACCGGGTCACGATGTGGGTGACTTCTTCCAACGCCTCGGGCCCCATTTCCTTCCTCACCTGGACGTCCAGGAGCTTCTCATGCGTGCCGGCTTTCACGGCCGCTATGAAGCGCGACACGAGGCTCCTATCCTCCGGCCCACTGAAGCATATCGCTTTCTTTCCAGTCAAGAGCTCCAGCAACACGACGCCGAAGCTGTACACGTCACTCTTGTCTGTTAGCTGGCATGTCATGAGGTACTCTGGGTCCAGGTACCCGCAAGTGCCCTGCACCAGTGTTGCGATTTGGACCTCATCGCTCGGCGCCAGCTTCGATGCCCCAAAGTCCGAGACTTTGGCGGTGAGGTTGCTGTCGAGGAGGATGTTGGCGGTCTTGACATCTCCGTGGAGGATCGGCGGTGAGGCCGACGTATGCATGTACGCCAATGCCTCTGCCGACTCTGCGGCTATGCGGAGAAGGGTGTCCAAGGCTGTGTCGTTGTTAAGCTCCTTCCCGTGGATGAAGTGGTAGAGGGTGCCATTTGAGACATACTCGTAGACCAACATCGGCACCTCCACGTCAAGGCAACAACCAAGCAGCTTGACGACGTTACGGTGGTTGATCTGGGAGAGAATGAGCATCTCCCTCGCGAACTCCCTGATATCGGACTTCTCCATCATCTTAGACTTCTTGATCGCCACCACAGTCTCGTCCTCCAAGACGCCCTTGTAGACTATTCCATGGCCGCCGCGTCCGAGGACCTGGTCTGTGGCGAAGTTGTTGGTGGCCTTCTCGAGCTCTTCTTCCGAGAATATCTTgaacccgccgccgcctcctacAGAGGTACCTCTATTGGAACGCATCTGCTGCTGCAAGATGACGCCTCCATTGTGCTCGAAGAAGTTCCGCTTTGCTTTGATCAGTTTCCTCTTCTGGAGCCCCAAGTAGAGCCAGAAGCACATGAACACCGACAAGAATACCCCAACGCTGACTCCTAAATATGACATTGCATACACGATCATTAGCTTAGATTATTGAGAAAAAATTACAGGAAGAACCAACGATGGAGATGGAATATGTTGCATGATGACCATCCATGGATCAGTGTGTTTACCTATGACGGTTTTCAGAGCTAAGGTGAAATTGTCCTTTGGCCTGCAGCCGTTCTTGGCGGTGGCACCTCCACTTGTACCCGGTGGGCATTGGCAAGTGTGGCTCCCCGGCGTGTTTGTGCACACACCGTAGCACGGGTATTCGTCTTTGAGATGGCACTCGTCGATGTCTTCAGTTTGCAAAGCAATTTCAACATCATTTGTTCAAACAAATCACaaaaatgtactccctccgtttcaaattactccctccgttcctaaatatttgtttttctagagattttaacaagtgactacatacgaagcaaaatgagtgaatctacgctctaaaatatgtctacatacatccgtatatgatagtccatttgaaatatctaaaaagacaaatatttagaaacggaggaagtacttgtcacagatatggatgtatctagatataTTTTAAGTCTAAATACATTCATTTCTGtgacgagtaatttggaatggagggagtagtaacagagcacaacagctatactatatagTGTTGGTTTCGTGTGGCTAGCCCAAAAACTGTGGTGTTGGTGTCAGAAATCAGTAGGATGTGTACCTGCACATCCGCTGTCGAGGTAGGGGTTGCCGTCGTAGCCCTTGGGGCAGCTGCACCGGTACCCGGGGCCGTTGGTTGCGTCGACGCACTGGCTGCCCACGCTCCGGCAGGCGAAGTCGGTCGCGTTTTGGCCGGCGGCGCTGCAGTTGTCGATGTTGCGAACGGCCCAGTCGAGCACGAGGGGCACCGCGAAGTCGTCGGTGCGGTTGAGGAAGACACGGTCGGTGTAGGTGAACCACTCGTCCTCGACGAGGAACACGTAGTGGCACGACGTGGCGTTGGTGGTGAAAGCGGTTGAATCTTTCGACGGCGGGAAGTTGCGCAGGTAAGGCCCGAAGAAGCTGATGTCGGCGGGTATCTCGCTCTGGCAGCAGCCGACGCCGGTGCACGGGCCCGGCATGGCGTATTGCGAGGGGCGGCACACGGACATGCAGCCGCTGACGTAGTATCCGTCGCCGTCGACGAAGTAGCCGAGGTTGGGGCAGCCGAGCGCGACGAGGCGGTTCTT containing:
- the LOC125515291 gene encoding wall-associated receptor kinase 2-like, whose translation is MALAAAVLFLLMLLHVLVVAPASARRRPPVARPGCRDSCGNITVSYPFGIGAGCYRDDGRAGFQLECHGSPPRLTVSGFDHHLAGLSLASGEARAYLNATRECFSSTGALVDRTNSYMSLQYSVYRFSDAKNRLVALGCPNLGYFVDGDGYYVSGCMSVCRPSQYAMPGPCTGVGCCQSEIPADISFFGPYLRNFPPSKDSTAFTTNATSCHYVFLVEDEWFTYTDRVFLNRTDDFAVPLVLDWAVRNIDNCSAAGQNATDFACRSVGSQCVDATNGPGYRCSCPKGYDGNPYLDSGCADIDECHLKDEYPCYGVCTNTPGSHTCQCPPGTSGGATAKNGCRPKDNFTLALKTVIGVSVGVFLSVFMCFWLYLGLQKRKLIKAKRNFFEHNGGVILQQQMRSNRGTSVGGGGGFKIFSEEELEKATNNFATDQVLGRGGHGIVYKGVLEDETVVAIKKSKMMEKSDIREFAREMLILSQINHRNVVKLLGCCLDVEVPMLVYEYVSNGTLYHFIHGKELNNDTALDTLLRIAAESAEALAYMHTSASPPILHGDVKTANILLDSNLTAKVSDFGASKLAPSDEVQIATLVQGTCGYLDPEYLMTCQLTDKSDVYSFGVVLLELLTGKKAICFSGPEDRSLVSRFIAAVKAGTHEKLLDVQVRKEMGPEALEEVTHIVTRCVSVSGEERPAMKEVAERLEALRRYQRRPWGQVGGSDSEEGQSLFGRDMKRGVEYMFGPQDVLDLEGGSTYTLSL